Genomic window (Oncorhynchus masou masou isolate Uvic2021 chromosome 9, UVic_Omas_1.1, whole genome shotgun sequence):
CGATGCGCCCTGCACCAACACAGGCCAGGGCAGCTACACCTGTACCTGCAGGCCGGGCTTCAGTGGCAACAATTGTGAGATCGAAACCAACGAGTGTGACAGCAACCCCTGCAAGAACGGAGGCAGCTGCAATGTAAGTTCCATGTTGCATTTATCACTCAGGATTAAATGTTGATACCCACAGTCCAAGTCTTTTATTGTCCAATATGAAATGCCACCTTTTTAAATTACCAGGATCGGGAGAATGACTACACCTGCACCTGCCCCCAAGGCTTCTACGGGAAGAACTGTGAGATCAGTGCGATGACCTGTGCCGACGGGCCCTGCTTCAACGGTGGCACCTGCATGGAGCAGGTGACCGGCGGTTACTCCTGCCGCTGTCCTGCCGGCTACATGGGTTCCAACTGCGAGAAGAAGATTGACCGCTGCAGCAACAACCCCTGTGCTAACGGTAAGCATCCCCCTCACAGCACATCCACTGTCTTGGTGAGGGGAAACCTACCAGGACTTCTGCTTGTTATGTTGGAGCCGCTCACAAACTTATCTGTCCGCCTGACAACAAAACTCAACCGACTATGCTGCGGACACATTCTTTGGCAGTTACCATCATGGGTTTTTGTGCAAAGAAGAAAATCATTTCTAATCTCAGTTTTGTTTTGACATGCATCTAGTCCGAgcctaaaatgtaaaaaatgcagCATAGGCATGGTACAAAAGAATCTTGGCTCAGACTGATATAAGGGTGAGATATAGCTGTCATTATGAGGTGGAAAAAAACCTAGTCTTAGAATGTTGTGGGCTATTTTGCCCCCTCCCTGGGTCCTCATTAGCTACACTGTAACTGTACATCATGTGGGAATGAGCACAAGCTTATCTGTAATTGGCTAAATTCCTGTTGGTGTAGGAAGAaaatatacacagtatatattaGCTTTGCCACTCATACCTGCACTTCAAGTTTTGATAAACATGCTGAGTCTTCGTCTGTCTCTGTAATAGGTGGCCAGTGCCTGGATCTGGGCCACAGCTTAATGTGCCGTTGTCGTCCTGGCTTCACTGGGCCGCGCTGCGAGATCAACATCGATGACTGCGCCCGCAACCCCTGCCACAACGCCGGGACCTGCGTGGACGGCGTCAACGACTTTACCTGCACCTGCACCCTGGGCTTCACCAGGAAGGACTGCAGCGTCCGCGCCGATGCCTGCTCCATCTTCCCCTGCCAGAATGGAGGCACCTGCTACACACACTTCTCCGGACCTGTGTGCCAGTGCCCGGCCGGCTTCATGGGCTCCCGATGTGAGTTTAGCCTCAAACCCACCGCCAAGCCCAAGGCTGACGGCTTACCCGCAGTCCTGGTTGTCTCCTTCGCCCTGGGCCTGGTCACCCTCACCCTGGTGGTGTGTGCTGCCATCGTGGTCCTAAGCCAGATAAGGCGCGGGCGGAAGGCCATGGCGTCTTCTGTCCGTAACGACCTGGAGACGGTCAACAACCGTCCCATAGGTGGTTCCAACCCCTTGTCCAGCCTCCGAGAGAAGGAAGCCTTCCTCATCCCTGGCGGCCATTACAAGGTGTCCAATAAGGACGCAGCACTGACCTCTGGCTCCACAGACAAAAACGGAGGCAAGGCCTACAAGCAGAAGATGATTGACTACAACTTGGCCAAGGAGGAGGACCGTCATGCCAAGAACAAATTTGACCAGTAAGTATGCCTCGTCAAACTCAAACGGCGATGTGCCAATGAAGCAGAGAGTCACCAGTGCCCTAGAGTTTGGATTGCTTGTATTGAACCCAGCAAGATGTTACAACTTGATTTCTCACGCTCAGGCTTTATCAGATTTTTGAAACCCTCAACTTTGTATTGGAGATCATGGGATCCACTGTTTTTGCTGTTGCATGATTCCATTGCGCCTATGGAACCTGACCTGCTTTCCCTCCTATCTCTTTTCAACAGGAAATCAGAAGGCAGCATAATGGT
Coding sequences:
- the dlc gene encoding delta-like protein C, translated to MARLLLTCFLVLISTQLVESSGVFELKVHSFSSTRSVCKQSRDCQIFFRVCLKHSQDVISPEPPCTYGMGLTEIFSVDPSSISSSAPIRVPFHFKWPGTFSLIVEAWNAESSDGQSTENQNNLISRLATRRRLDVGEDWSQDVHFEEQSELRFSYHVVCDEHYHGDSCSDYCRPRDDPFGHYTCDAAGTRMCLSGWKGEYCSEPICWSGCSEKHGYCEAPGECKCRLGWQGPLCDECVRYPGCLHGTCGQPWQCDCKEGWGGLFCNQDLNYCTNHKPCMNDAPCTNTGQGSYTCTCRPGFSGNNCEIETNECDSNPCKNGGSCNDRENDYTCTCPQGFYGKNCEISAMTCADGPCFNGGTCMEQVTGGYSCRCPAGYMGSNCEKKIDRCSNNPCANGGQCLDLGHSLMCRCRPGFTGPRCEINIDDCARNPCHNAGTCVDGVNDFTCTCTLGFTRKDCSVRADACSIFPCQNGGTCYTHFSGPVCQCPAGFMGSRCEFSLKPTAKPKADGLPAVLVVSFALGLVTLTLVVCAAIVVLSQIRRGRKAMASSVRNDLETVNNRPIGGSNPLSSLREKEAFLIPGGHYKVSNKDAALTSGSTDKNGGKAYKQKMIDYNLAKEEDRHAKNKFDQKSEGSIMVPPMSFPKEGLYHPVFIIQTEQQAEQCVFATEV